The genome window GGGTTACTTTGATGAAGTCGAAGTCATACAACCGTTGGAAAGCCGCCGTTGCCGCCGCAAGCCCTTCGGGGGTCTGATCGTCAACAGGAAAGTGACGCCACAGGGCTACCGGCACACGGTCAGGAATCTCGCCGGATAGACAGGTTTCAAGGCGCTCACGATGGCTGATGGTTGTGCGAGACATAGGTTTTTACCGATCCAGATTCCAGTTACCCGTGCGGATGCGGTTGATGTGTCCCTTGATCAGACGTTGAATCATTGATGCGCGCACGTGGTCATCAATGGCACCTGCCGCGTTTGAGGCTTTCTCAAATATCTCAACGGCTTCCTGAGAGCGTCCTGCGGCAAGCAGATTCAATCCCAGCGCATACAAGGCTTCCGGATCGTTCGCATTGGTCTCCAGTGCCTTTCGGAAGTCTTCCTCAGCGGCTTTGTAATTTCCACGGGCGTAGTATAACCATCCTCGTGTTAAGAACTCTGCCGGTGTAGCAGGGGTTAACGTGTCCGGATTCAGGGCAACAGGTTGAGAAGCGGATTTTGCCATACATGCACCTCCCGTGCCAAACTCAGGATAATGTATCGAGAATTTTTCGCATTTCTTCTTCTTCGCGGGATTGCTCCCGGAAGTATTGTATCATGAAGGCAGAGCGTCTCAGGCGCAAAGCCATGGGCGCCACCATCTTGATGTCTTCCATGGTTACAGTGGTTCTTCCATCCGCGGCGGCATAGGCGCGGGCGGCTTCAAACAGGGTAATCTCTGCTCGGAGGGACTCCACCTGAAATTGTCTTACCAGTTCTGAACCCGCGCGGGCGACCTCGGTAGGAATCTCTACTTTGGACAAGAGGGAACGCGCTACCTGAATCTCGGCTCGTGCCTGGGCAGTTTCTTCAGCATACTGGGCAACGGTTGCGCGGGGATTCAGCCGGTACGCGCGAGCGCGGCGGTAGGCTTCCAATCGCTCGTCAAGGTTATCTAACCCGTGTACGACCACCCGTAGCCCGAAACGATCCATGATTTGAGGCCTGAGGTTGCCTTCTTCAGGGTTCATCGAACCTACCAGAGTGAATCGCGAGCGGTAGGTTGCAGCCACCAGATTGCGCCGCAGAGTATAGGTTCCCGAAGATGCCGCATCCAGAATGGCGTTGATGATGTCATCGCTTAGCAGGTTGACTTCATCCACATACAGCACATTCTGGTCAGCCTGAGCCAGAATGCCCCGGCGAATGCGCATGCGCAGGTGTCCGGGAGCGTGTTCATCCAGGGCGCCCACCACATCTTCCAGTTTGGCGTTTAGAGGCAATTCAATCAGGCGAACTCGGTCCGTCCGAGTGAGAGGGATGCCTTCGGCGTATTTCTTGGCGCAATCAGGACAAACCGCATCCATTCCACCCTGTTCAATATCTTCTGGCAGACATCCGTAAAAACAGGTGCTGCGCTGCACCTCCGGGAGCAGGTCTATCAAACTGCGGGCAGTGGTGGTCTTTCCCGTTCCGCGCGGTCCAATAAGCAACACCCCATTCACCAGGGGGTTGATGATAGCAAGCAAAAGTGCCAGTTTCATTTCCTGCTGACCGACCAGTGCCAGGAATGGAAACGGCATGATCTCTGCCAGTCCAGCGTCTTCGCGGTTGACTTCGGACTGGAAGGCTTTGCCGCTAAC of Anaerolinea thermophila UNI-1 contains these proteins:
- a CDS encoding tetratricopeptide repeat protein, encoding MAKSASQPVALNPDTLTPATPAEFLTRGWLYYARGNYKAAEEDFRKALETNANDPEALYALGLNLLAAGRSQEAVEIFEKASNAAGAIDDHVRASMIQRLIKGHINRIRTGNWNLDR
- a CDS encoding ATP-binding protein; the encoded protein is MSEHPSFEIPEPKDYLLTRTVKSLKELVDLVSGKAFQSEVNREDAGLAEIMPFPFLALVGQQEMKLALLLAIINPLVNGVLLIGPRGTGKTTTARSLIDLLPEVQRSTCFYGCLPEDIEQGGMDAVCPDCAKKYAEGIPLTRTDRVRLIELPLNAKLEDVVGALDEHAPGHLRMRIRRGILAQADQNVLYVDEVNLLSDDIINAILDAASSGTYTLRRNLVAATYRSRFTLVGSMNPEEGNLRPQIMDRFGLRVVVHGLDNLDERLEAYRRARAYRLNPRATVAQYAEETAQARAEIQVARSLLSKVEIPTEVARAGSELVRQFQVESLRAEITLFEAARAYAAADGRTTVTMEDIKMVAPMALRLRRSAFMIQYFREQSREEEEMRKILDTLS